The following are encoded in a window of Flavobacteriales bacterium genomic DNA:
- a CDS encoding nucleotide pyrophosphohydrolase has translation MDEQDSPGWPKEPSPISTLRHEVDAWVRSVGVRYFDPLTNMAMLTEEVGEVARIMARRYGEQSEKESDKAKDLGQELADVLFVVLCLANQTGTDLQAAWEVRMKEKSERDAHRHRDNPKLR, from the coding sequence ATGGACGAGCAAGATAGCCCCGGGTGGCCTAAGGAGCCAAGCCCAATTTCCACATTGCGGCATGAGGTGGACGCATGGGTCCGGAGTGTCGGTGTGCGCTACTTCGACCCCCTCACCAACATGGCCATGCTGACCGAGGAGGTGGGGGAGGTGGCCCGCATCATGGCCCGCCGCTACGGGGAGCAGAGCGAAAAGGAGAGCGACAAAGCGAAAGATCTGGGGCAGGAACTGGCCGACGTGCTCTTCGTGGTGCTGTGCCTGGCCAACCAGACCGGCACCGACCTCCAGGCGGCCTGGGAAGTGCGGATGAAGGAGAAGTCCGAGCGAGACGCCCACCGGCACCGGGACAACCCCAAGTTGCGGTAG
- a CDS encoding T9SS type A sorting domain-containing protein, with amino-acid sequence MITLLLLAGQAQAQTGLCCQAGGNGTPGCNNAACQAAVCALDPFCCNVTWDGLCSTAAINNANGGGACAGVTSCPGGGGGGPVNNLCGNATVIFTGTTPFSTIGATGTDISTCGANDANDVWYQWTATCTGTATASTCNNATFDTVLSAWSACGGAQLACNDDAAGCGLTSTITWAVTTGVTYWIRVSGYNLAVGTGSLTISCSSSPPPANACCSPNGTPGCDNAACQAAICALDFFCCAFLWDALCSGAAITNANAGGVCAGVSNCPGTPPTPNTCCTANSTPGCESAACQVAICSADPFCCNNVWDAICAAAAVANANASGPCAGVSNCPGTPGGGGGCAPAVAGGALPGSGSILIQQNLTPTQLIQDVFLGECLTASNVQFTGSTAAIGTFTNGWRIGINSGIVLTTGNAALAAGPNWADGTGQDNLQPGYNLLTALAGIQTYDAAVFQFTFVPQTNQVTFKYVFGSDEYPEYVCSNFNDVFGFFVTGPGYAPNTNIATIPGSALPVAINTVNPGVSGIFGFPGGCASLAYSSMYVNNPLFSPHNEYDGFTVPLTACINTVPCETYTIIIAVADAFDGVLDSAVFLEAESFSAGVDLQIDATADQVTVSDEDNCVDYGYFIFTLDQPLGQDVTLNYTIDQIGDAVYDPPIPLQVTFPAGQTTVIISVNAIPASLGPDVSSVTINLDTSQNPLLGCSCTSEYVSTTLYFCDNSILPVTWLGFEASNIHEEREVLCAWNTATELNSDHFTVQRSADMVSWIDIGTVPGAGTTAMAQSYEFVDRAPLSGVSYYRIRQTDHDGTSAHSEVRSVSRGATTRLGVYPNPGAGLFQLSGHEGGVLTVFDPRGRRIPFTLGQAGELGLHGVAAGVYLLELRRGGDPPERLRLVVR; translated from the coding sequence ATGATCACGCTGCTCCTGCTCGCCGGGCAGGCACAGGCACAGACAGGCCTCTGCTGCCAGGCCGGAGGCAATGGCACGCCGGGCTGCAACAACGCCGCTTGCCAGGCCGCCGTGTGCGCACTTGACCCCTTCTGCTGCAATGTCACCTGGGACGGTTTGTGCTCCACAGCCGCGATCAACAACGCCAATGGTGGCGGTGCTTGCGCCGGGGTGACGAGTTGCCCTGGCGGCGGCGGCGGTGGCCCGGTGAACAACCTCTGCGGCAACGCCACGGTGATCTTCACCGGCACCACGCCTTTCAGCACCATCGGGGCAACAGGTACCGATATCTCCACTTGCGGCGCCAATGATGCCAATGACGTCTGGTACCAGTGGACGGCCACCTGCACCGGCACGGCCACAGCCAGCACCTGCAACAATGCCACTTTCGATACGGTGTTGAGTGCCTGGAGCGCGTGTGGTGGCGCCCAACTGGCGTGCAATGATGATGCGGCAGGCTGCGGCCTCACCAGCACGATCACTTGGGCGGTCACCACCGGGGTCACCTACTGGATCCGCGTATCAGGCTACAACCTGGCCGTGGGTACAGGTAGTCTCACCATTTCCTGCTCGTCCTCACCACCTCCCGCGAACGCTTGCTGCTCGCCCAACGGCACACCGGGCTGCGACAACGCGGCCTGCCAAGCGGCCATCTGTGCGCTTGATTTCTTCTGCTGTGCTTTTCTCTGGGATGCCCTGTGTTCCGGTGCTGCCATCACCAACGCCAATGCGGGCGGTGTTTGCGCCGGCGTGAGCAACTGCCCGGGTACGCCTCCAACACCCAACACCTGCTGCACGGCCAATTCCACCCCCGGTTGCGAGAGCGCCGCCTGCCAGGTGGCCATCTGCTCGGCGGACCCCTTCTGCTGCAACAATGTCTGGGACGCGATCTGCGCCGCTGCGGCCGTGGCCAACGCCAATGCCAGCGGACCCTGCGCCGGCGTGAGCAATTGCCCGGGCACGCCAGGAGGTGGTGGCGGGTGCGCACCCGCCGTAGCCGGTGGTGCCCTGCCCGGTTCGGGCTCCATCCTCATTCAACAGAACCTCACCCCCACGCAGCTGATCCAGGACGTGTTCCTGGGCGAATGTCTCACCGCCAGCAATGTGCAGTTCACCGGCTCCACCGCCGCCATCGGCACCTTCACCAATGGCTGGCGCATCGGCATCAACAGTGGCATCGTGCTCACCACAGGCAATGCGGCACTGGCCGCAGGACCGAATTGGGCCGATGGTACAGGCCAGGACAATCTCCAACCGGGCTACAATTTGCTCACGGCCCTCGCTGGCATCCAGACCTACGATGCCGCGGTCTTCCAATTCACCTTCGTGCCACAGACCAATCAGGTCACATTCAAATACGTGTTCGGCTCGGATGAGTATCCGGAGTATGTCTGCTCCAATTTCAATGACGTTTTCGGCTTCTTCGTCACCGGACCGGGCTATGCGCCCAACACCAACATCGCCACCATTCCCGGCTCCGCGCTGCCGGTGGCCATCAACACCGTCAACCCAGGGGTTTCCGGCATTTTCGGGTTCCCCGGGGGATGCGCGTCCCTGGCATATTCCAGCATGTATGTCAACAATCCGCTCTTCAGTCCCCACAACGAGTATGATGGCTTCACCGTGCCGCTGACCGCCTGCATCAACACGGTGCCCTGCGAGACCTACACCATCATCATCGCCGTGGCCGACGCCTTCGATGGTGTACTGGACTCGGCGGTGTTCCTCGAGGCCGAAAGCTTCTCCGCCGGGGTGGACCTGCAGATCGACGCCACCGCCGATCAGGTGACGGTGAGTGACGAGGACAATTGCGTGGACTATGGCTATTTCATCTTCACCCTTGACCAGCCCTTGGGCCAGGATGTGACCCTCAACTACACCATCGACCAGATCGGTGATGCCGTGTACGATCCTCCCATTCCGTTGCAGGTGACCTTCCCCGCCGGGCAGACCACGGTGATCATCTCCGTGAACGCCATCCCAGCCTCCCTGGGTCCTGATGTCAGTTCCGTCACCATCAACCTGGACACCTCGCAGAACCCGCTGCTGGGCTGCAGTTGCACCAGCGAATACGTCTCCACCACGCTCTACTTCTGCGATAACAGCATTCTGCCCGTGACCTGGTTGGGCTTCGAGGCGAGCAACATCCATGAAGAGCGCGAGGTGCTCTGTGCCTGGAACACCGCCACGGAACTGAACAGCGACCACTTCACCGTGCAGCGCTCTGCGGACATGGTAAGCTGGATCGATATCGGCACCGTGCCCGGTGCGGGCACCACGGCCATGGCGCAGAGCTACGAGTTCGTGGACCGCGCGCCCTTGAGTGGCGTTTCGTACTACCGCATCCGCCAGACCGACCATGACGGCACCAGTGCGCACTCGGAAGTGCGCTCGGTGAGCCGTGGCGCCACCACCCGGCTGGGGGTATACCCCAATCCAGGCGCGGGCCTGTTCCAACTCAGCGGGCATGAAGGCGGTGTCCTCACGGTATTCGACCCCCGCGGCCGGCGCATCCCCTTCACGCTGGGGCAGGCCGGGGAACTGGGCCTGCATGGCGTGGCGGCGGGGGTGTATCTGCTGGAGTTGCGCCGTGGCGGCGACCCGCCCGAGCGGTTGCGTTTGGTGGTGCGCTGA
- a CDS encoding T9SS type A sorting domain-containing protein, with protein sequence MNRLLLKALCCLALQTSTDLLAQCANNNTPIAGPAITPNCPGTTVVPCVMGGQYALVNVVAGNTYTFSTCGAPFDTQITLYDNAGGGSLGYNDDNWACGIFSLQSSLTWNANFTGQLRVLVDLYNCASNAVCAPLTIVCVAPLTNNTCATAIIIGEGTTGFSSVGATGTDVTNCGFLDNNDVWFQYVATCSGIATATTCGSANFDTVLSAWSTCPGAGGAEVSCNDDAPGCGLTSTITFPVTEGNSYWIRVSGYWNATGTGNLTISCQSLNTGCAPGVAGGQLPGSGSIQIQQNLTPTQLVQDVFLGECLTASNVAFTGTTAAVGTFTNGWRIGIESGIVLTTGNANSAVGPNSLTSTTTANGQPDYPLLTTLAGAPTYDATVLRFDFVPQTNSVTFKYAFASEEYPEWVCATYNDVFGFFVSGPGYAPNTNIATVPGTFYPVAIDHVNNNGGCAPFFPAYYQANPANAPHNEYDGFTVPLTACINTVPCETYTIIIAVADAGDALFDSAVFLEAESFSAGVDLQIDATADQVTVSDEDNCVDYGYFIFSIDQPLGQDVTLTYTITQIGSAVYDPPIPLQVTFPAGQTTVIISVNAIPASLGPDVSSVTIDLDTSQNPLLGCSCTSEFVSTTLYFCDNSILPVTWLGFDARNINEEREVLCAWNTATELNSDHFTVQRSADMVHWIDIGTVPGAGTTAMAQTYEFVDRAPLSGISYYRIRQTDHDGTSGHSEVRSVSRGGPTRFAVYPNPGADLFQLSGHEGGVLKVFDPSGRRVPFTLGQAGELGLHGVAAGVYLLELRRGQAEPERLRLVVR encoded by the coding sequence ATGAACCGGCTGCTGCTCAAGGCCTTGTGCTGCCTCGCATTGCAGACCAGCACTGATTTGTTGGCCCAATGTGCCAACAACAACACACCGATCGCTGGACCCGCCATCACGCCCAATTGCCCCGGCACCACCGTAGTGCCTTGTGTGATGGGCGGGCAATACGCGTTGGTGAACGTGGTGGCCGGAAACACATACACCTTCAGTACCTGTGGAGCGCCATTCGACACGCAGATCACCCTTTACGACAATGCTGGAGGGGGTTCGCTGGGCTACAATGATGACAACTGGGCTTGTGGCATCTTCAGTCTGCAATCGTCCCTGACGTGGAACGCGAACTTTACCGGGCAGCTCCGTGTGCTCGTCGACCTTTACAACTGCGCCAGCAACGCCGTATGCGCACCGTTGACGATCGTATGCGTCGCACCTTTGACCAACAACACCTGCGCCACCGCCATCATCATCGGCGAGGGAACCACGGGCTTCAGTTCAGTGGGAGCCACTGGCACAGACGTTACGAACTGCGGCTTCTTGGACAACAATGACGTCTGGTTCCAGTACGTCGCCACCTGCTCTGGTATCGCCACGGCGACCACCTGCGGAAGCGCCAACTTCGATACGGTGCTGAGCGCTTGGAGCACCTGCCCTGGTGCGGGTGGCGCCGAAGTGTCCTGCAACGATGATGCGCCGGGTTGTGGCCTCACCAGCACCATCACCTTCCCCGTGACGGAAGGGAACTCCTACTGGATCCGAGTATCGGGTTATTGGAACGCGACGGGGACAGGCAACCTGACGATCAGTTGCCAATCCTTGAACACAGGATGTGCGCCGGGGGTGGCCGGTGGTCAACTGCCCGGCTCGGGTTCGATCCAGATCCAGCAGAACCTCACCCCCACGCAGCTGGTGCAGGATGTTTTCCTGGGTGAATGTCTCACCGCCAGCAATGTGGCGTTCACGGGCACCACGGCGGCGGTGGGTACCTTCACCAACGGCTGGCGCATCGGCATCGAGTCCGGCATCGTGCTTACCACGGGCAATGCCAACTCGGCTGTGGGGCCCAACTCATTGACCAGCACCACCACCGCAAATGGGCAGCCTGACTATCCCTTGCTGACCACCTTGGCGGGCGCCCCAACCTATGATGCCACCGTGCTTCGGTTCGATTTCGTACCCCAGACCAATTCCGTGACCTTCAAGTACGCGTTCGCCTCGGAGGAGTATCCAGAATGGGTCTGCGCCACCTACAATGACGTCTTCGGCTTCTTCGTCTCAGGTCCGGGCTATGCGCCCAATACCAACATCGCCACGGTGCCGGGCACGTTCTATCCGGTGGCCATCGACCATGTGAACAACAACGGCGGCTGCGCGCCCTTCTTCCCGGCCTACTACCAGGCCAATCCCGCCAATGCGCCGCACAACGAGTATGATGGCTTCACCGTGCCGCTGACCGCCTGCATCAATACGGTGCCCTGCGAGACCTACACCATCATCATCGCCGTGGCCGATGCTGGGGACGCATTGTTCGATTCCGCGGTGTTCCTCGAAGCCGAAAGCTTCTCCGCCGGGGTGGACCTGCAGATCGACGCCACCGCCGACCAGGTGACCGTGAGCGATGAGGACAACTGTGTGGACTACGGCTACTTCATCTTCTCCATCGACCAGCCCTTGGGCCAGGACGTGACCCTCACCTACACCATCACCCAGATCGGCAGCGCGGTATACGACCCGCCCATTCCGCTCCAAGTGACCTTCCCCGCCGGGCAGACCACGGTGATCATCTCCGTGAACGCCATCCCGGCCTCGCTGGGTCCTGACGTGAGCTCCGTCACCATCGACCTGGACACTTCGCAGAACCCCTTGCTCGGCTGCAGTTGCACCAGCGAATTCGTGAGCACCACGCTCTACTTCTGCGACAACAGCATCCTGCCGGTGACCTGGCTGGGTTTCGACGCGCGTAACATCAACGAAGAGCGTGAGGTGCTCTGTGCCTGGAACACCGCCACGGAACTGAACAGCGACCACTTCACCGTGCAGCGCTCTGCGGACATGGTGCACTGGATCGATATCGGCACCGTGCCCGGCGCTGGCACCACGGCCATGGCGCAGACCTACGAGTTCGTGGACCGCGCGCCCCTGAGTGGCATTTCCTACTACCGGATCCGGCAGACCGACCACGATGGCACCAGTGGTCATTCGGAAGTGCGCTCGGTGAGCCGGGGCGGTCCAACGCGATTCGCGGTGTATCCCAACCCGGGCGCGGACCTGTTCCAACTCAGCGGACATGAAGGCGGCGTCCTCAAGGTGTTCGATCCCAGTGGCCGGCGCGTCCCCTTCACGCTGGGCCAGGCCGGGGAACTGGGCCTGCATGGTGTGGCCGCGGGTGTCTACCTGCTGGAGTTGCGGCGCGGCCAAGCGGAACCCGAACGGCTGCGCCTGGTGGTGCGCTGA
- the dtd gene encoding D-tyrosyl-tRNA(Tyr) deacylase, which produces MRAVLQRVGEAAVHIGGSEHARIGPGILVLLGIETGDTEQDLEWLCGKLVRMRIFPDADGVMNLDITQMQGEILLVSQFTLHADTRKGNRPSYIRAARPDEAIPLYLRAKQRLTELAGRPVRTGEFGAHMHVSLVNDGPVTIVIDSRQDL; this is translated from the coding sequence ATGCGGGCGGTGCTGCAACGGGTGGGCGAGGCCGCCGTGCACATCGGTGGATCGGAACACGCGCGCATCGGTCCAGGAATTCTCGTGCTGCTCGGCATCGAGACCGGGGATACCGAGCAGGACCTTGAATGGCTCTGTGGCAAGCTGGTGCGCATGCGAATCTTCCCCGATGCCGACGGTGTGATGAACCTCGACATCACGCAGATGCAGGGCGAGATCCTCCTGGTGAGCCAGTTCACGCTGCATGCCGACACGCGCAAGGGCAACCGGCCCAGCTACATCCGCGCCGCCCGGCCCGATGAGGCGATACCCCTGTACCTGCGCGCCAAGCAACGACTCACCGAATTGGCTGGCCGCCCGGTACGCACCGGTGAGTTCGGCGCGCACATGCATGTCTCGCTGGTGAACGATGGCCCGGTGACGATCGTGATCGACAGTCGGCAGGACCTGTGA
- the rsgA gene encoding ribosome small subunit-dependent GTPase A translates to MPTGLVMRSTGSRYLVRGDDGSLHDCVAKGALRIKGWKSTNPLAVGDRVDFEHQVDAEQPGAITDLHDRRNYLVRRSVNLSHHKHVIAANLDQALLMVTVARPRTSYGFIDRFLVTAETYQIPVVIVFNKVDDLQQEAELDLLAEYQEVYEGAGYRTRITSAAQGTGVEEVKALLLGKVTLVAGHSGVGKSTLINAIDPALDLHTTEISRSSEKGQHTTTYAEMFELKIEDRPGAQGHPPTLLIDTPGIKGFGLVDLDKAHIGDQFPEMFKLKGQCRFNDCLHKDEPGCAVRAAVEQGTIAASRYISYLDMLEGVDDDGPYRLE, encoded by the coding sequence ATGCCCACCGGCCTAGTGATGCGCAGCACCGGCAGCCGCTATCTCGTGCGCGGCGACGACGGATCGCTGCACGATTGTGTGGCCAAAGGGGCCTTGCGGATCAAGGGCTGGAAAAGCACCAACCCGCTGGCCGTGGGCGACCGGGTGGACTTCGAGCATCAGGTGGACGCGGAGCAGCCCGGGGCCATCACCGACCTGCACGACCGCCGCAACTACCTGGTGCGTCGCAGTGTGAACCTGAGCCACCACAAGCACGTGATCGCCGCCAATCTGGACCAGGCCCTGCTGATGGTGACCGTGGCCAGGCCGCGCACCTCGTATGGCTTCATCGACCGCTTCCTGGTCACTGCCGAGACCTACCAGATCCCCGTGGTGATCGTCTTCAACAAGGTGGACGACCTGCAGCAGGAAGCGGAACTGGACCTGCTGGCGGAATACCAGGAGGTGTATGAGGGAGCGGGCTACCGCACACGGATCACTTCCGCGGCGCAAGGCACCGGCGTGGAGGAAGTGAAGGCCTTGCTGCTGGGGAAGGTCACGCTGGTGGCCGGGCACAGCGGGGTCGGCAAAAGCACGCTCATCAACGCCATCGATCCCGCGCTGGACCTCCACACCACCGAGATCAGCCGGTCCAGCGAAAAGGGACAGCACACCACCACGTACGCCGAGATGTTCGAGTTGAAGATCGAGGACCGTCCGGGCGCACAGGGCCACCCCCCCACCCTGTTGATCGACACACCCGGCATCAAGGGTTTCGGCCTGGTGGACCTGGACAAGGCGCACATCGGCGACCAGTTCCCGGAGATGTTCAAGTTGAAGGGACAATGCCGCTTCAACGATTGTCTGCACAAGGATGAGCCCGGTTGTGCGGTGCGCGCCGCGGTCGAGCAAGGCACCATCGCCGCAAGCCGCTACATCAGTTATTTGGACATGCTGGAGGGTGTCGATGACGATGGCCCCTACCGGCTGGAATGA
- the gldA gene encoding gliding motility-associated ABC transporter ATP-binding subunit GldA — protein MSISVSHITKRYGAQKALDDVSFEIGAGEVVGFLGPNGAGKSTMMKILTCFLPPTNGVATVCGHDIRTHSMEVRRQVGYLPEHNPLYLDLYVHEYLRFVAGIHGLRDRAERVKRMVDMVGLGREQHKRIGQLSKGYRQRVGLAQAMIHDPQVLILDEPTSGLDPNQLAEVRTLIRDIGRERTVMLSTHIMQEVEAICGRVIIIDRGRVVADEQASTLRGGHVQRAALEVEFDGEVHANDLRSIAGVLQAQRGEGAAWLLAHDAAQDIRPAVFQFAVDRGRKVLGMRKAERGLEEVFKELTARGRS, from the coding sequence ATGTCCATCAGTGTCAGCCACATCACCAAGCGTTACGGCGCCCAAAAAGCGCTGGACGACGTCTCCTTCGAGATCGGCGCCGGCGAAGTGGTCGGCTTCCTCGGGCCCAATGGCGCGGGGAAGAGCACGATGATGAAGATCCTCACCTGCTTCCTGCCACCTACCAACGGTGTGGCCACGGTCTGCGGTCACGACATCCGCACGCACAGCATGGAGGTGCGGCGCCAGGTGGGCTACCTGCCGGAACACAACCCGCTCTACCTGGACCTGTATGTGCACGAGTACCTGCGCTTCGTGGCGGGCATCCACGGCCTGCGCGACCGGGCCGAACGTGTGAAGCGCATGGTTGACATGGTGGGGCTCGGGCGCGAGCAGCACAAGCGCATCGGTCAACTGAGCAAGGGCTACCGCCAGCGCGTGGGCCTGGCGCAGGCCATGATCCATGACCCGCAGGTGCTCATACTCGACGAGCCCACCAGCGGCCTTGACCCCAACCAACTCGCGGAGGTCCGCACCTTGATCCGTGACATCGGCCGCGAGCGCACCGTGATGCTCAGCACGCACATCATGCAGGAAGTGGAGGCCATCTGCGGCCGGGTCATCATCATCGACCGCGGGCGCGTGGTGGCGGATGAACAGGCCAGCACCCTGCGCGGCGGTCATGTGCAGCGGGCCGCGCTGGAAGTGGAATTCGATGGCGAGGTGCACGCCAACGACCTGCGTTCCATCGCCGGCGTGCTTCAGGCGCAGCGTGGAGAAGGCGCCGCCTGGCTCCTGGCCCACGACGCCGCGCAGGACATCCGCCCGGCGGTGTTCCAATTCGCGGTGGACCGCGGCCGCAAGGTGCTGGGCATGCGCAAGGCCGAACGCGGCCTCGAAGAGGTCTTCAAGGAGCTCACCGCCAGGGGCCGCTCCTGA
- the metK gene encoding methionine adenosyltransferase: MPYLFTSESVSEGHPDKVADQISDALIDHFLAFDPQSKVACETLVTTGQVVLAGEVKSKAYLDVQEIAREVIERIGYTRSEYMFEARSCGVLSAIHEQSPDINQGVERRKPEEQGAGDQGMMFGYACRETDNYMPLALEMSHLLLSELAAIRRESKVMTYLRPDSKSQVTIEYTDDHRPRRIDAIVVSTQHDEFIKPKGSGKSAAAAAEKAMGERIRQDVIGILIPRVKKKLPKRVQALFNDRITYHINPTGKFVIGGPHGDTGLTGRKIIVDTYGGKGAHGGGAFSGKDPSKVDRSAAYATRHIAKNLVAGGVCDEVLVQVAYAIGVARPVGLFVNTYGTAKVKMTDGQIADVIGRMKEFDMRPYFIEQRFKLRTPIYSETAAYGHMGRKPVTVTKKFENAGQKTEVKVTLFPWEDTTAVGAVKKAFGL, from the coding sequence ATGCCCTACCTCTTCACCTCCGAATCCGTCAGCGAAGGTCACCCGGACAAGGTCGCCGACCAGATCAGTGACGCCCTCATCGACCACTTCCTCGCCTTCGACCCGCAGAGCAAGGTGGCCTGCGAAACACTCGTCACCACCGGGCAGGTGGTGCTGGCCGGCGAGGTGAAGAGCAAAGCTTACCTGGACGTGCAGGAGATCGCCCGCGAGGTGATCGAACGCATAGGCTACACCCGCAGCGAGTACATGTTCGAGGCCCGTTCCTGCGGGGTGCTCAGCGCCATCCATGAGCAAAGCCCCGATATCAACCAGGGCGTGGAGCGGCGGAAGCCCGAGGAGCAAGGCGCCGGCGACCAGGGCATGATGTTCGGCTACGCCTGCCGCGAAACGGACAACTACATGCCGCTGGCCCTGGAGATGAGCCATCTGCTGCTGAGCGAACTGGCCGCCATCCGCCGCGAAAGCAAGGTGATGACCTACCTGCGGCCCGACTCCAAGAGCCAGGTGACCATCGAGTACACCGACGACCACCGACCCCGGCGCATCGACGCCATCGTGGTGAGCACCCAGCACGACGAGTTCATCAAGCCCAAAGGCTCCGGCAAGAGTGCGGCCGCTGCCGCCGAAAAAGCCATGGGCGAGCGGATCAGGCAGGATGTCATCGGCATCCTCATTCCCCGCGTGAAGAAGAAACTGCCCAAGCGTGTGCAGGCCCTCTTCAACGACCGCATCACCTACCACATCAACCCCACGGGCAAGTTCGTCATCGGCGGGCCGCATGGCGACACGGGCCTCACCGGGCGCAAGATCATCGTGGACACTTACGGCGGCAAGGGCGCGCACGGTGGCGGCGCCTTCAGCGGCAAGGACCCCAGCAAGGTGGACCGCAGCGCCGCCTACGCCACGCGCCACATCGCCAAAAACCTGGTGGCCGGCGGCGTGTGCGACGAAGTGCTGGTGCAGGTGGCCTACGCCATCGGTGTGGCCAGGCCCGTGGGCCTCTTCGTGAACACCTACGGCACCGCCAAGGTGAAGATGACCGACGGGCAGATCGCCGATGTCATCGGCCGGATGAAGGAGTTCGACATGCGGCCGTACTTCATCGAGCAGCGCTTCAAGCTTCGCACGCCCATCTACAGCGAAACGGCCGCTTACGGGCACATGGGCCGCAAGCCCGTCACGGTCACCAAGAAATTCGAGAACGCCGGGCAGAAGACCGAGGTGAAAGTGACACTTTTTCCCTGGGAAGACACCACCGCCGTGGGTGCGGTGAAGAAGGCTTTCGGGCTTTGA
- the rplU gene encoding 50S ribosomal protein L21, with translation MYAIVDIAGQQFKVTQAQKLKVHRLEAEEGKHIELDQVLLVSDGKTVTVGTPMVDGARIAAKVLSHGKGDKVLVFKKKRRKGYQKLNGHRQALTEIWIEAILGKGEKFDASKSSAPKAAVKAEPAKKAVKKAAPKAEVEAPAKKAPAKKTAAKKAAPKKAAAKKAAPKKDNKK, from the coding sequence ATGTACGCCATTGTCGACATCGCCGGCCAGCAGTTCAAAGTGACGCAGGCCCAGAAACTGAAGGTGCACCGCCTCGAAGCCGAGGAAGGCAAGCACATCGAACTGGACCAGGTGCTGCTGGTGAGCGACGGCAAGACCGTGACCGTGGGCACCCCCATGGTGGACGGCGCCCGCATCGCCGCCAAGGTGCTCTCCCACGGCAAGGGCGACAAAGTGCTGGTGTTCAAGAAGAAGCGCCGCAAGGGATACCAAAAGCTGAATGGCCACCGCCAGGCCCTCACCGAGATCTGGATCGAGGCCATTTTGGGCAAGGGCGAGAAGTTCGACGCCAGCAAGAGCAGCGCCCCCAAGGCGGCCGTGAAGGCTGAACCCGCCAAGAAGGCCGTGAAGAAGGCGGCTCCGAAGGCCGAGGTGGAAGCCCCTGCCAAGAAGGCCCCGGCGAAGAAGACGGCCGCCAAGAAGGCAGCGCCCAAGAAAGCGGCCGCCAAGAAGGCCGCTCCGAAGAAGGACAACAAGAAGTAA
- the rpmA gene encoding 50S ribosomal protein L27, giving the protein MAHKKGEGSTRNGRESHSKRLGVKIYGGQKAVAGNIIVRQRGTKHHPGKNVDIGVDHTLFATADGIVTFRLTRGQRSVVSVEPAENN; this is encoded by the coding sequence ATGGCACACAAGAAAGGTGAAGGCAGTACCCGCAACGGGCGCGAATCGCATTCGAAGCGCCTGGGTGTGAAGATCTACGGTGGCCAGAAGGCCGTGGCCGGCAACATCATCGTGCGCCAGCGTGGCACCAAGCACCACCCCGGCAAGAACGTGGACATCGGCGTGGACCACACCCTGTTCGCCACGGCCGACGGCATCGTCACCTTCCGCCTCACCCGCGGCCAGCGCAGTGTGGTGAGCGTGGAGCCCGCCGAAAACAACTGA